The genomic segment TAAGATTAATGCCCTAGGATATTGTCTATCTGCATTCTCTCCATCACTGGTAAGCAGTTCTACCATGGGTATTATGGCGGCGAGGGTTTTCCCAGATCCAGTCCTAGAGCGAATTAGTACATCTCTCCctgataaaattacagGTAtagcctaaataaataattcaatgCCTTTTCCTGCAACGCATTTAGAgagtttaaatttattttgtgtACTAGAGCTTCGATAATTGGTGGACTCAGCCATTTCTCGCCAAATTTCAAGACATCATCAACAACCATTTCCaactattattttaacTACATTATAAAGATATCATGTGGATTTTTTATGATTAATgaactaaaaaataatccAGTTTGAGCGCAGCCGCTACATATTACAAGCAAGTGGAGCCgcacaatttttacattgaTGATGTGAGATGGtggaaattgataatttagatcAGGATAATGTTACAAACATTGCAAATATTGATGACCAATCACACTATTTCAACAGCGCAAGAGATTTATCCACAAGTGATGATGATTCGACAGATTCGAAAAGTGAATCTTCGGAAGTTAACATTCCAATAGTCTATGAGCCGCAggaatatataaataaaacaattgatGAACTAAGGAAAATTGGTAAATCTGAATTTGAAGGAAAAAACTATGCCAAAGCCATACAAATATACACCTATGCTATTAACCGCGATTCATTAGACGATGAAACCAAATCCATTCTCCTATCCAATAGGTAAGCACTGCAGTGATGACAGAGCCGCTTCTTATATAAACCTTGGCTCATGGGATGATGCATTGGCTGATTGCAACGAATCCATCAAGCTTAATTCCGAAAACGTAAAGGTAAGCAAAATAACTTATTAAGAGTTACGTCAGAAGATCTGCCGTGCATCAGGAGATGAATAAGTGGCATGAAGCATCCAATGATATACACAAAGCATTAGAGCTAGATCCAACACTCGTGTAAGTTTATTTGTTACGTAGGGATGTATACAAATCTAAGGCAGATTATCTCAAGGGGAAATGTAAGGGAAAATATCATATAGCCGATGCGCAATTGGAGATTGAAAAGGCAGAAGTCATATCCAAATTGAAAGATTTAGGTAACACTTTGCTTGGCAAAATTGGCCTCAGCCTCGACAATTTCAAGGTTGAACAGAATCCCCAAACTGGGAGctacaatatacaatttaagCAGTGAACTACACTgatttgtattttaattgtttgcacacaaaaattaattattattaagtACATGTTTGGTAAACCAGCATTTAACACTCAGTATATTGTCGTTCCATCTGCATAATGACTAATATTTCTATGTGATATACgtaattatgtaatatagAATACCTCTGGGTGGCAATAGTTGCCAATTCAATTTGGCTTTTAAGTGATTCTATACTATATAGTTCCATAATCTTCATTTTGGATAGcatattttcatatttagtTAATTCCAATCTGACATTGTCTAATTGTCGTGATACTTGTTCATGGTTCAGTTTTTCCTATGTCAAGTTATTTCTTAACTATATCTATAGGAATCTTGGATTTCCTATCCTTTTTTGGTGTTGTTTCATCACTTTTGTTTGACAAATCGTACACCCTTTCGATTAGTTCTGTTTGTCGTTCCTTCTCGattagtaaattttgtgattCCTTGGTGAGTATGTTTCTGAATTAAAATtctaatttttaatttttagatgAATAAAAActaaaatacaatatactTACTGCAAATTATGCCTCTTTCTATCTAGCATTGAGTATTCTTCGGAAGCTAGAGTCCTACGTTAGctatatttaccaataGATGTTGATGGAACCCATTTTGTTTTGCATTATCATGTTTTCATCTACTAGCCATTTCATGGTATCTAACtgaaaacaaaaaataataaatttatttaatttcccaattttttaaacaaaaCAACAAATTACCCTTAATGCATACAGAACGTATTCCACATTTTGTGCCTAATTTCTCTAGTTCTTTTAGGCTGAAAAATGAGTTAGAATCACGCATTAATTGCcacaattttacatttcTCTTTTCAGAAACTGTTAAATTGGAGTCATTTGCAATCATATTAATGAACTCTATTTTATTCGCATCACATTCagaattaaacaattatgtCAAATAGACATCAATAACACATGCGaatgaaaaatttttcCATATCAAGCACTACAAAAACGGgctaataaaataaataattattattatattacaattatcgtaacaatttttaataacaaCAAAATGGGTTCAAAACTTAAACTTCTTCTTCTTCTTAACTTCCTCTGTAGGCTTCTTCTGCTGAACTTCCAATCCAGCAGCTTTAA from the Babesia microti strain RI chromosome I, complete genome genome contains:
- a CDS encoding meiotic nuclear division protein 1, putative (MND1); protein product: MKWLVDENMIMQNKMGSINIYWTLASEEYSMLDRKRHNLQNILTKESQNLLIEKERQTELIERVYDLSNKSDETTPKKDRKSKIPIDIEKLNHEQVSRQLDNVRLELTKYENMLSKMKIMELYSIESLKSQIELATIATQRWNDNILSVKCWFTKHVLNNN
- a CDS encoding Tetratricopeptide repeat protein 1 (overlaps_old_locusTagID:BBM_I01735) is translated as MVEIDNLDQDNVTNIANIDDQSHYFNSARDLSTSDDDSTDSKSESSEVNIPIVYEPQEYINKTIDELRKIGKSEFEGKNYAKAIQIYTYAINRDSLDDETKSILLSNRAASYINLGSWDDALADCNESIKLNSENVKSYVRRSAVHQEMNKWHEASNDIHKALELDPTLVDVYKSKADYLKGKSDAQLEIEKAEVISKLKDLGNTLLGKIGLSLDNFKVEQNPQTGSYNIQFKQ